The sequence below is a genomic window from Cucumis melo cultivar AY chromosome 5, USDA_Cmelo_AY_1.0, whole genome shotgun sequence.
ACCATTCCTACGATTATATATCATCTCTCTAGTAATGGATCTTAAATTGAAAACCATCTCTAACTATATTCTAATTTTATACTATTATACTTGAATATGTAACCACAACGTAACGCTCTTGATGTAATCCTTCTAAAAGGTTATTAGATGTAATCGCTACATTGTAGATTTgtcttttgttcttttcttgGAATAGACAATAGTAAATATTTGAATCAAACCTAAATATACAAGAAAAGAGTCTACAATAATATTTGCAATTCTTCAACTATAGGAGTATATGCTAAAACACTTTCCCTCcattaccatttttttttattgatcgATCAAAGCTGAATACAAGTTGGATGGTTAAAGACTACAGCTTCATTGGTTAGGTTGATGTTAATAGTTGTTTTGAGTACATTTCTAGGGAGAACAAAAGAGCAAAAGGAAAATTTTGACACTCAGAAAATGAAACCCCATCAAATGAGAATGAGAATGAAAATGTAAAATTAtccaataaaattaaacaaattatcAACAATATACTATAACCTAAATTATCAAATTACAATAATGAGAAATCAACAAAACAGAGGAGTTCTAAGGTTGAAACTGAATGGGCAAAACTGCATTTCTTGATCCTCTTCCACTcccaaatgaaaagaaagatcGTTTTACTCTGCTACTACAACCCTCAACCTCAACCCCATTCTCACCACCACTCTTCTCCCGCACCGCCGCTTGCACAGCCATATACAGCTGCCGGTCACCCGACGAATCCATCGAAAACGACCTTCTAATCGGCTGCACTATAAACTCTTCATCCTTCTCCCTCATGTTAATACACTCATCCCCCATACTCGTAACCTTCTTAAACTTCCTCTCCGATTTTGCCACCTCGCCGGACACCAACCCCGGTGGTTGGCGGCGATCTAGATTCCCACCTAGTTCAATAACAACGAAATTCTCATCGCCGGCGGAAATGGGGATGCCGGTATTGAGAGCCAAATCCCGACGGGAAGGAGCTTGATCGGTCGGAATCAGCCAATTTTGATTGGAGATTGAGGTTCTGCAAAGTGGGCAATTGGAATTATTCTGAAGCCAAATGTCGATGCAATCGATATGAAAGAGATGACTACAAATCGGAATTTTTCTCAATTGCTCCTCTGTTTGAAACTCCGTCAGGCATACGGCGCATTCGCCGCCTGTGGTAGTTTCGCCAATGGGTTTTTTGTAATTAATCAGTGGGATTGATTGGATGATTGATGGGTCTAACCCACGTGGCTCCGCTTGCTGCCGGAGTATTAACGTGTCTTCACGGCGGCGGGAGAGAGAAAAGCGGCGGAGGATTTCTATTCGTTGCCAGTTGAGACAGCATTTGATAACGAAGATGTAATAGCTGACAAGTAAAAACGCGGTAGCGCAGATTCCGATGACGGCGACGGCGATGATTGGAAAACTTGAAACGGGGTTGGAAGAATGAAGGGGAGAGGTGGAGGGAGAGATGAGGGGTTGGGCCATTAATGGGAGAATTTTGAGAGGAAATTTTGGAGTTTGAGAGTGGAAATGACtctgttttgaaaaaaaaggcCAAACTTTGGAGAAGACAGAAATTTGgaagactttttttttctctttttatttagtattttaaaatattataatttttggGAGTTTAGAAAAATTTGTGAGTGTCTTGAAAGTTGTGTACTTTGATTACGTAATCGATACTTAGATTAATATGTGGTTTGCACGATGAACAATTGTTTaatttacaaatttaatttctttttcttctttaattatgATTTATCCATATATGATTAGTCTATGTTTTTGGTTTCCTAACTATAATCtcatcatttgttttttttttctttttctcaattaagGTGAAATATTCTAAATTATATATAACATATTTTTGCTACGAAAAGTGTCATagttcaaattttcttttttttctattggaaagtagaagttttttttaatacataTTTTTAGTGAGAGCTATTATCACTGCTTGAAAGTGAtgacaatattttaaaattttaaattgtcCATGGATGTTGACATTTAATTTATATCCTTATTTTCAATGAATGAGGGAAGTaagaaatatataattttgtaaAGAAGATGCTATCTACTAAGCCTAAATCTACGCCCCCCAACACCCGAGTTAAATTTTTACAACATTTTTAggtaaataattaaattattttattgtatatatatgtatgtttaattgaaagaagaaaaaaaaaagttataaaatagGGTATTTGAGAATCTTGGtggaaaaatttaaaaaaatagttgaatttataaGGAAAATGAATGAAAGTTTATATACCTACACTGATTTTAAATGCACAATAATTTTGGATTGTTAAGAGTCTGAAATGGAAGAATCAAAATTGGCGGAAAGTGGTTTATAGAAAtgaaaggaaaagaataaagcAATAATCATTATTATGTTTAGGTATCAACAAACCTTTggatacaaaataataataataaaaaatataaatatatttgtttgtACATTTCACAAATATATTCTTCCTCTGTTAACAACTCATCAAATAATTCAAATCAaaaattttttttgtcaaataGTTTATCTTAGTCCTCTTTAAGTCTAAAACTATAAACACTTTTTTCTTCGATAAAATTAGTCATAAGGATAACTGATGTGTGTTGAAATAAGGTAGTAACGATTTTAGTTCATATACTAGTATATTGATAGAGACGTTAttgaaaaatttaaaagtttaaatgtattttaaaacagactatataattatatttataatttaactatggaattatgtttaataagagagagagagagaggagaaaaAGGTGAATTTCACATTCCCAAATCCCAATTagaaaagtagaaagaaaaaGGTCAGAAAAACCAAAGATTTTCCCACTGATTAGAAAAAGGAAAGCAAAAGCAATGACCCCAATTTAGGTTAAAAATTAAAGATTGTTGAATTTTTCAACAAAACTCCAAAATTAGGATCATCATGTTTGTTTGTGGGACAAAATTGGAGAAATAGGTCCAAATCCAAATTCAATTTtagttcttttcttcttctcttcgagAAACTTTATATTGTTTTGCTACaaatttgtaattaattatgtttttgCATTCGTAAAGAAACACATTAACCCCTAACAAAATAAAAacgaaaattttgaaaatctcttTACAAAAGATGTCTCAACGTATTGTTTTGat
It includes:
- the LOC103499411 gene encoding RING-H2 finger protein ATL16, which produces MAQPLISPSTSPLHSSNPVSSFPIIAVAVIGICATAFLLVSYYIFVIKCCLNWQRIEILRRFSLSRRREDTLILRQQAEPRGLDPSIIQSIPLINYKKPIGETTTGGECAVCLTEFQTEEQLRKIPICSHLFHIDCIDIWLQNNSNCPLCRTSISNQNWLIPTDQAPSRRDLALNTGIPISAGDENFVVIELGGNLDRRQPPGLVSGEVAKSERKFKKVTSMGDECINMREKDEEFIVQPIRRSFSMDSSGDRQLYMAVQAAVREKSGGENGVEVEGCSSRVKRSFFSFGSGRGSRNAVLPIQFQP